In Arthrobacter sp. B3I4, the following proteins share a genomic window:
- a CDS encoding DUF445 domain-containing protein: MQVNTQQPVRPAAPGTGVEHRLSAADAQKAAALRKMKLLAVSLLIVMAIIFVVAFALQKQYPWLEYVRAAAEGGMVGALADWFAVTALFKYPMGLKIPHTAIIPRRKDQIGASLGEFVETNFLSEQVVKEKLASVDVARKVGGWLSGPGGAERVAKEGAAVIRGAFKVLNDDDVQAVIEGMVRRHVLAPPWGPPVGRLAQRVFDDGHHHALVDLLVDRTVDWVRDNHETVNRLVTDRSPTWVPTFVDGLVGDKVYLEILKFVRAVQADPQHQVRRSIDTYLQELAQDLQHDPVMIARAEGVKAQVLGDPEVRELASRTWGTVKAALLAAVDDPHSELTVRFKAAVHDFGARLVVDPELAGKVNTWIGDAAGYLVNNYRSDIAGVITDTVSRWDAEETSQKIELQVGKDLQFIRINGTVVGALAGLAIFTAASLVFG, from the coding sequence ATGCAGGTGAACACTCAGCAACCCGTCCGCCCCGCCGCCCCAGGGACCGGCGTCGAACACCGGCTCTCCGCCGCGGACGCACAAAAGGCGGCGGCGCTGCGGAAGATGAAATTGCTAGCCGTGTCGCTGCTGATCGTCATGGCTATCATCTTCGTTGTCGCCTTCGCCCTGCAAAAGCAGTACCCGTGGCTGGAGTACGTCCGGGCGGCGGCCGAAGGCGGGATGGTAGGCGCCCTCGCGGATTGGTTCGCCGTCACGGCCCTGTTCAAATACCCGATGGGCCTGAAGATCCCCCACACCGCCATCATCCCGCGGCGCAAGGACCAAATCGGGGCGTCGCTGGGCGAATTCGTGGAGACCAACTTCCTGTCCGAACAGGTGGTCAAGGAAAAGCTTGCCAGCGTCGACGTCGCCCGGAAGGTGGGCGGCTGGCTGTCCGGCCCGGGCGGGGCCGAGCGGGTGGCCAAGGAAGGCGCCGCCGTGATTCGCGGCGCTTTCAAGGTGCTTAACGACGACGACGTCCAGGCGGTTATCGAGGGCATGGTCCGCCGGCACGTGCTGGCTCCCCCGTGGGGCCCGCCGGTGGGCCGGCTGGCGCAGCGCGTGTTCGACGACGGCCACCACCACGCTCTGGTCGACCTGCTGGTGGACCGCACCGTGGACTGGGTGCGGGACAACCACGAGACGGTCAACCGTCTGGTGACGGACCGCTCCCCCACGTGGGTGCCCACCTTCGTTGACGGGCTCGTGGGCGACAAGGTCTACCTGGAGATCCTGAAATTTGTCCGCGCGGTTCAGGCTGACCCGCAGCACCAGGTCCGGCGTTCCATCGACACATACCTTCAGGAACTGGCGCAGGACCTGCAGCACGATCCGGTCATGATTGCCCGTGCCGAAGGGGTTAAGGCGCAGGTACTCGGCGACCCGGAGGTCCGTGAGCTCGCGTCCCGCACCTGGGGCACAGTCAAGGCCGCGCTGCTCGCCGCCGTCGACGATCCGCACAGCGAACTGACGGTCCGGTTCAAGGCCGCCGTCCACGACTTCGGCGCCCGGCTGGTGGTCGACCCGGAGCTGGCCGGCAAGGTGAACACCTGGATCGGCGACGCTGCCGGCTACCTCGTGAACAACTACCGCTCCGACATCGCCGGCGTGATTACCGACACCGTGTCCCGCTGGGACGCCGAGGAGACGTCGCAGAAAATCGAGCTGCAGGTCGGAAAGGACCTGCAGTTCATCCGGATCAACGGCACCGTGGTGGGAGCCCTCGCCGGGCTTGCCATCTTCACCGCCGCCAGCCTCGTCTTCGGCTAG
- a CDS encoding GNAT family N-acetyltransferase, with the protein MDQARAPGERREFETDRLLLRPWRVSDAPVQRELWTERDPRVPPHRRISPDGSPSLQELTDQIRRDTGNPFPGLLAAEQKSSGQVIGYCGLIPNSHGPAEEPELAFEFLRQVWCRGFATEASWTVLQQAKAAGYRRLWATVRDWNTPSRRVLAKLGFVETGRVEPDDVHGDSLFTMKTL; encoded by the coding sequence GTGGATCAGGCCCGGGCACCCGGTGAGCGGCGCGAGTTCGAAACCGACCGGCTGCTGCTGCGGCCCTGGCGCGTTTCCGACGCCCCCGTCCAGCGCGAGCTGTGGACCGAGCGTGATCCCCGGGTCCCCCCGCATCGCCGCATCAGTCCCGACGGCAGTCCCTCACTCCAAGAGCTCACGGACCAAATCCGTCGTGACACGGGGAATCCTTTCCCGGGGTTACTCGCCGCAGAGCAGAAAAGTTCCGGGCAGGTCATCGGCTACTGCGGGCTGATTCCCAATAGCCACGGACCGGCAGAGGAGCCCGAGCTCGCGTTTGAGTTCCTCCGGCAAGTCTGGTGCCGGGGGTTTGCGACTGAAGCTTCCTGGACCGTTCTCCAGCAGGCAAAGGCTGCGGGCTACCGACGCCTTTGGGCCACAGTGCGGGACTGGAACACCCCTTCACGCCGCGTGCTGGCCAAACTTGGATTCGTCGAGACGGGTCGAGTGGAGCCAGACGACGTGCACGGCGACTCTCTCTTCACTATGAAGACACTCTGA
- a CDS encoding metalloregulator ArsR/SmtB family transcription factor: MDAGKQICGREPDSQYVELAVEVFAMLADATRVRIVLALRGGELPVNQLAEIVHKSPAAVSQHLAKMRLARMVTTRQDGTRVFYRLENEHARQLVADAIFQAEHSLGGTPRHHHTESAELA, encoded by the coding sequence ATGGATGCAGGTAAACAGATATGCGGCCGAGAACCGGACAGCCAGTACGTCGAACTGGCCGTCGAGGTGTTCGCCATGCTGGCTGACGCCACCCGGGTGCGGATCGTTCTTGCCCTTCGCGGGGGCGAGCTGCCGGTCAACCAGCTGGCTGAGATCGTCCATAAATCTCCGGCCGCTGTTTCCCAGCATCTGGCGAAGATGCGCCTGGCCCGAATGGTCACCACGAGGCAGGACGGGACGCGAGTCTTCTACCGTCTGGAAAACGAGCACGCCCGCCAGTTAGTGGCCGACGCCATTTTCCAGGCTGAACACTCCCTCGGTGGAACCCCCCGCCACCACCACACTGAAAGCGCGGAACTCGCATGA
- a CDS encoding cation diffusion facilitator family transporter — MTDHHDHHSSKPTASLHGHDHDHRHDHDHEHGHDHGHGHEHPTGFKGFLYGLFVPHTHDAADSVDDALEASGQGVRAVKISLFMLLATTVLQFAVVLISGSVALLADTIHNFSDALTAVPLWVAFVLARRPATRRYTYGFGRAEDLAGLFIVAVVALSAVVAGWQSIDRLVNPQPLSNLGWVAAAGLVGFAGNEAVAIYRIRIGRRIGSAALVADGVHARMDGFTSLAVVLGALGVWAGFPLADPIVGLLIAAAIIILLWGTVRSIGRRLMDGIEPDLVDRALSALSTTPGVEAVPALQLRWIGHRLHGNASIQVADMPVSAGEVIVRDAEHRLSHALPNLTGIAIRTTTGPAPESHDPARAASAHGHQ; from the coding sequence ATGACCGACCACCATGACCACCACTCCTCCAAGCCGACGGCGTCGCTCCACGGGCACGACCACGACCACAGGCACGACCACGATCACGAACATGGGCATGACCACGGGCATGGGCATGAGCACCCAACGGGGTTCAAGGGTTTCCTCTACGGCTTATTTGTCCCGCATACCCACGACGCCGCAGATTCCGTCGACGACGCGCTGGAGGCCAGCGGGCAGGGTGTCAGGGCGGTCAAAATCAGCCTCTTCATGCTTCTAGCCACCACCGTTTTGCAGTTCGCTGTGGTCTTGATCAGCGGTTCGGTGGCACTGCTTGCCGATACGATCCACAACTTTTCCGACGCCCTGACAGCCGTACCGCTCTGGGTGGCGTTTGTCCTCGCCCGACGGCCTGCAACGAGGCGCTACACGTATGGCTTCGGCCGCGCCGAGGACCTGGCCGGGCTGTTCATCGTCGCCGTGGTGGCGCTCTCCGCCGTCGTTGCCGGCTGGCAGTCGATCGACCGGCTGGTTAACCCGCAGCCGCTGAGCAACCTGGGCTGGGTTGCGGCTGCCGGCCTGGTGGGGTTCGCCGGCAACGAGGCCGTGGCAATCTACCGCATCCGCATCGGCCGGAGGATTGGTTCGGCCGCGCTGGTGGCGGACGGCGTCCACGCCCGCATGGACGGGTTCACCTCTCTGGCCGTCGTGCTGGGAGCCCTCGGTGTATGGGCCGGGTTCCCTCTTGCCGACCCCATCGTCGGGCTCCTGATTGCCGCCGCCATCATCATCTTGCTCTGGGGAACGGTCCGCAGCATCGGCCGGCGCCTAATGGACGGCATCGAACCGGATCTCGTTGACCGGGCACTGTCGGCGCTGTCCACCACCCCCGGTGTGGAAGCCGTACCAGCCCTGCAACTACGCTGGATTGGCCACCGTCTCCACGGCAATGCCAGCATCCAGGTCGCTGACATGCCGGTCTCGGCGGGCGAAGTCATCGTGCGGGACGCTGAGCACAGGCTCAGCCACGCCCT